In Phragmites australis chromosome 16, lpPhrAust1.1, whole genome shotgun sequence, one DNA window encodes the following:
- the LOC133896042 gene encoding uncharacterized mitochondrial protein AtMg00810-like: MTDCKPCTTPVDTQPKMSGTDGSPINDPTHYRSLAGALQYLTFTRPDISYAVQQVCLYMHDPREHHLATVKRILRYLHGTVDHGLLLRRSAPDELVVYSDADWADCPDTRKSTLGYAVFLGANLVSWSSKRQQTVSRSSAEAEYRAVVNGVVEAT, encoded by the coding sequence ATGACTGACTGCAAACCTTGCACCACGCCAGTTGATACTCAGCCTAAGATGTCTGGTACCGACGGGTCTCCTATCAATGATCCGACTCACTATCGCAGCTTGGCAGGCGCTTTGCAGTATCTGACTTTCACTCGCCCGGACATCTCCTATGCTGTTCAGCAAGTATGCCTATATATGCATGATCCTCGGGAGCATCATCTCGCTACTGTCAAGCGCATTTTGCGCTACCTTCACGGGACCGTCGACCACGGCCTTCTTCTCCGCCGCTCCGCACCTGACGAGCTCGTTGTCTACTCCGACGCCGACTGGGCCGACTGCCCTGATACACGCAAGTCCACTTTGGGCTACGCTGTCTTCTTGGGGGCCAACCTAGTCTCGTGGTCGTCGAAGCGGCAGCAGACCGTCTCTCGGTCCAGCGCGGAGGCCGAGTACCGCGCTGTGGTCAATGGCGTCGTTGAGGCCACCTAG